In Nomia melanderi isolate GNS246 chromosome 4, iyNomMela1, whole genome shotgun sequence, the following are encoded in one genomic region:
- the LOC116425489 gene encoding uncharacterized protein LOC116425489 translates to MLLESVLSCSYLLLTCGSCIYTLIKHSYDQYHKLLPHVLCACNGIVMIGARSLFVLVYKLFFKEYAFDPVIIEFEEKKNKGKCNMLDEILGTLGVTSLIYSSYCHHKYYVLGACIITSFTILDVVQLSRTRTTQLQELDTLQLNINSSQIMHMSRTTILIEVLVSGHFAYLVGNSYALMATYPYFLTTWALTPEGFYQTWTIERTINDYMMMAYVVCMAEALRQISRP, encoded by the exons ATGTTATTGGAGTCTGTTTTATCCTGTTCGTATTTGTTACTGACTTGTGGCAGCTGCATTTATACACTGATAAAACACTCTTACGATCAATACCATAAACTTCTTCCGCACGTTTTATGTGCCTGCAACGGTATTGTGATGATCGGCGCAAGGTCATTATTTGTTCTTGTGTATAAACTATTTTTTAAGGAATATG CTTTTGACCCAGTCATTATAGAGttcgaagaaaagaagaacaaaGGAAAATGTAATATGTTAGACGAGATTCTCGGCACTCTTGGTGTAActagtttaatatattcttcgTACTGTCATCATAAGTATTACGTTCTTGGTGCATGTATTATAACTAGTTTCACAATTCTCGATGTGGTCCAATTATCTCGGACGAGAACGACACAATTACAA GAATTGGATACTCTGCAACTGAATATTAATTCTTCTCAAATAATGCATATGTCAAGAACTACTATACTTATCGAGGTTCTTGTCAGTGGACATTTTGC ATATTTAGTAGGTAATAGTTATGCACTTATGGCTACGTATCCATACTTCTTAACAACCTGGGCCCTAACGCCGGAGGGATTTTATCAGACTTGGACAATAGAGCGAACGATCAATGATTACATGATGATGGCATACGTAGTATGTATGGCGGAAGCACTTCGACAAATATCTAGACCATGA